In Candidatus Baltobacteraceae bacterium, a genomic segment contains:
- a CDS encoding thymidine kinase, which translates to MSKLYFRYSAMNAGKSTALIQVAHNYEENDREVKLYTAAIDRRFGQGVVASRIGPQRSATTFDPHTDFFAEMSAMRGISCVLIDEAQFLTPDQVRDLHRGAHLLDIPVICYGIRSDFLGEPFPGSAYLLTLADSIEELKNICSCGRKATMNPRFAGGERLFVGDQVAIEGDVEYRPMCARCFYEGARSIR; encoded by the coding sequence ATGTCAAAGCTCTACTTTAGATACTCGGCGATGAACGCGGGCAAATCGACCGCGCTCATTCAAGTCGCGCACAATTACGAGGAAAACGATCGCGAGGTGAAGCTGTATACCGCGGCGATCGATCGCCGGTTCGGCCAGGGCGTGGTCGCGTCGCGGATCGGGCCGCAGCGTTCGGCGACGACCTTCGACCCGCATACCGATTTCTTCGCCGAGATGTCGGCGATGCGCGGGATCTCGTGCGTGCTGATCGACGAGGCGCAATTCCTGACTCCAGACCAGGTTCGAGACCTCCACCGCGGTGCGCATCTGCTGGACATTCCCGTCATCTGTTACGGAATACGCAGCGATTTCTTGGGTGAGCCGTTTCCCGGCTCGGCCTATTTGCTCACTTTGGCCGATAGCATCGAGGAACTGAAGAACATCTGCTCGTGCGGCCGGAAAGCGACGATGAACCCTCGTTTCGCAGGCGGTGAGCGCTTGTTTGTAGGTGACCAAGTCGCGATCGAGGGCGATGTCGAGTACCGGCCGATGTGTGCGCGTTGCTTCTACGAGGGCGCCCGTTCGATTAGATGA
- a CDS encoding glycine C-acetyltransferase, with protein sequence MNTTFDASLERELDALRSAGTYKRLRHLTTPMAPEVHMEEAGDVIVLSSNNYLGLSDQPDVIEAGIEGLRKYGAGTASVRFICGTFDIHRKLEERIAAFLGTQASLTYVSCWNANTGLFPTICGDGSAIVSDELNHASIIDGVRLASKAKRAVYKHGDMANLEAILRQARDDKNSPVFVVTDGVFSMEGSLAKLPEIVALCKRYGAVSVVDDSHGTGVMGKTGRGTIEHFGLTGEVDVITGTLGKALGGAAGGFVAGSAALIDVLIQRSRPQLFSNALPATVACSSLAAIDYLDAHPELVERLRGNVAYFRSGLLRLGFKPLDGPSAIVPIIVGETARAIKMSDELLEHGVFVTGFGFPVVPEGTARIRTQLSAALTKEEMDRALDAFEHVKALL encoded by the coding sequence GTGAACACCACGTTCGATGCGTCGCTTGAACGGGAGCTCGACGCGTTGCGATCGGCGGGTACCTACAAGCGCCTGCGTCATCTCACCACACCGATGGCGCCGGAAGTGCACATGGAAGAGGCCGGCGACGTCATCGTGCTCTCCAGCAACAACTATCTCGGGCTCTCGGATCAACCGGACGTGATCGAGGCCGGGATCGAGGGGTTGCGGAAATACGGAGCGGGCACCGCCTCGGTGCGCTTCATCTGCGGCACGTTCGACATCCACCGCAAGCTCGAGGAACGAATCGCCGCGTTTTTGGGAACGCAGGCGTCGCTGACGTATGTCTCGTGTTGGAACGCGAATACCGGGCTCTTCCCGACGATCTGCGGGGACGGCTCTGCGATCGTTTCGGATGAGCTCAACCACGCCTCGATCATCGACGGCGTACGTTTGGCGAGCAAGGCCAAGCGCGCCGTGTACAAGCACGGCGACATGGCCAACCTCGAAGCCATCCTTCGACAAGCTCGGGATGACAAGAACTCGCCGGTATTCGTGGTCACGGACGGCGTTTTCTCGATGGAAGGTTCGCTGGCGAAGCTGCCCGAGATCGTGGCATTGTGCAAACGCTACGGCGCGGTGAGCGTGGTCGACGATTCGCACGGAACCGGCGTGATGGGAAAGACCGGTCGCGGCACGATCGAGCATTTCGGGTTGACCGGCGAGGTCGACGTCATCACCGGCACGCTCGGGAAGGCGCTCGGCGGCGCCGCCGGCGGCTTCGTCGCCGGGAGCGCCGCGTTGATCGACGTGCTGATCCAGCGTTCGCGCCCGCAGCTCTTTTCCAACGCGCTGCCGGCGACCGTGGCGTGCAGTTCGCTGGCGGCGATCGACTACCTCGATGCGCACCCCGAGCTGGTCGAACGTTTGCGCGGGAACGTCGCCTACTTCCGCAGCGGCTTGCTGCGCTTGGGGTTCAAGCCGCTCGACGGTCCGAGCGCGATCGTGCCGATCATTGTCGGCGAGACCGCGCGCGCGATCAAGATGAGCGACGAGCTGCTCGAGCACGGCGTCTTCGTGACCGGCTTCGGTTTTCCGGTCGTGCCCGAGGGCACGGCACGCATTCGCACGCAGCTTTCCGCCGCACTGACGAAAGAAGAAATGGACCGCGCGCTCGACGCGTTCGAACATGTCAAAGCTCTACTTTAG